AAAGTGAAAACTCAACATTGCTTTCAAATAAAGGAAGAATGTTTATATAACTTAGAAATTAGTTTGGGTTTGTGAATTTGGAGATATAATATTTAGGTTGattggaaaaagaaagaaagaaaaacttaTATACTAAGTAAGGACACACACCTCATGGTTGGTAATAGCTTTGCCCATATTATTTTATCAAGCAAACGTGTGACATGAAAATTAGACAAAATGAACCCGTGTCATTGATAGTCTTACTCCCACATTTAGGTTACTCTTGTCATTTAACTCATTTAGATTATTACAATGAAGAGTTTAATATAAGAGGATCAATCATTTACTGGCGGATAATTTAAGAAAAtcaattctaccatttattagcGGATATGCATGGCAAAACAAATTTGATCAGTTGAAAATGTTTGTTTTACACGCACTTTTTCAAAGATGAAGCAAAATTTTAAGTCTGCATCCTCTAATATATTTGTCTCGTTCTGCCCCatcttttttgttgacttttgcagacgcaaaaattaatataaatttgtcATTTTTAGAGTTAAAATGTACAATATTCGCATATCTGTTGTGCCTTCATTTTTTACAAAACAGACTAAGATTTTAGATCTGAACCCTCATAAACAATATGACAtctatttttttatagatttttgtaGAATTAACTCAAACGTGGCGAACATACTCATCTACATACTCATCTACCACTCCTACTAGGTCATTTAAACACGTCTTAATTAGGATCTAGGGTCCAAATTTTGTCCAAAATTTTTCCAACAAACCAACTCTAGGGAGTTTTCCTAACTTGATCTTGGTTTAAGTTAAACATGTCTAGTTATATACTCTCTCTGTTctaaaataaatgtcacatttggaaaaaaaaatgtctcaaaatacttgtcactttacattaccaatgcaattttatatttaatctttcaattgtaccctctaataaatactcttaatttattgttttctcacataatattaatgttatttcGAATACACCAATAACTAATCAGGATAATTTGGTAAAGTTAtcattctctctttcatttattaatGTTTCTCAGTCTATATGAAGTAGACcattgggacggagggagtataaaatACTACTTTCTATAAAGATTGATacacatgaaaaaaaaaaaattatatcttttAAAAGTTACATTACATTGGGCTTCAAAATCCCAATATGCTCTAATAGGCCTAATCAACTGACAATATGTCCACGGAACCAAATGAAATCAGAAATGTATAAAACACATTGAAAACttctaacaaaaataaaagaagacgCATTGAAAAGATCATAGTTAATTTActaataaaaacatttataagcaaatctatttaaaatttattaataacaCTGAAATCATCcttattcatatattttttttagaatccTTTTTTAATCAACTACTCAATTTTCACCTCTTCCAAACATACATGTAAAGCTCATGAAGATTAATAAAAGATTGCATCACAATATCTTTCTCTTCCTGGCTTTCTGGATTTCGCCGTCAAAAAAGCCAAATCAAAATGAAGTACCAACCAATCAATCAATCGTTAGTTGTTAGGTGGTTAAATAGGAATTGACACTAAATTTAGTAGGGAGAATTACAGTTCGATTCCTGCAATTACTTAATGTCAAAACTGATCCTCAAAataaaatgtcaaccaaagcatATGTATTTTACTTGAGAGAgaatcaaaatcataattttaaatttgagattGCATAGCAAATGAGAATGTTACTATTGTGATTATTGCGGTTGTTGTGATGCACAGTATACCTATTGTGGCAGAAATTTTAAGTGAGAGATGTTTGAAATATAcacttaaaatattaaaaaatatttgatgttAAAATTTTTcattacattaaaaataaattgagtTTTTAGATTAAGAAATTTCGAGTTTAgataaaaaaatacttaaaataacatGAACAAAATTGTTTGAAGTGATTTTTAATGGTAATCATTCGCATTAGCAATATTATAGTTGCAATTGCTATTGTAGAGGCAATTTAAAACAATGGTTAGAATAATGAAAAACTCAAATTGCATGAGGAAAAACAAATCTCATACTATCAAATTTATTTGGGTTTATTTTGCCTAATTATTTTCTCAGTTACGTAATTTAGATTAAGGACAAaattttataatgttatattatgtaaaaaatttcaatttattcggatttttagcttttttttaataatttttatagtattacataattgtgtaaaaaaaattattttcataaaaatttaattcaaatagtttttttttggaaCAAATATTAACTTCGTTAATCCCAAAACAGTGTAATACATCCGATCCTAGGATCCAGGAAAGCAAAGAACACAAATCACTCTATGCAAAGAGTATGAGCATCAAAATGTGTACTAAGTAATCTATTGCTAGAGCACCTAGTATAGACAATAAATTTAATACTCCCGATAATCTGATCATCAATTTTTTCCTTTCTAAAAATAATAGAATTCCTATTATATCAAATAGCATAAAGACACTCTGTTATAGCAACCTTCAAGATGTTCGTTCCTTCTCCACCCTTTCTTTGACGTTTCGCAGGCTAGCCAAAGTTGTTCCTGTTGCCACGGTGCAGGACTCCTATGGTATCCCAGCCATTGTAGGATGCTAGTCCAAATACTACTTGTCCATTTGCAGCCAAAATACAAGTGGTCAAGAGTTTCTTGTTCTGTACAGAAAGCACACAGCAGATCCGTAGTAATGCCAAACTTTTGAATTCGACATTTGGTGCTAATCCTGCCCATCATAGCCAAATGTGGAATTTAGCTCTTGATCTTGCCAAATTCTTGTACATAATTTTCCTCCAAGGGACTGTTATTCTCACACCCCTAAGGCATTGATACATCTTAGTGGTATTGAAGCCTCCACTCTGCACAACTTCAGTCCAATGACTAGTGTGCAAGATCAAGTCCCTGCAAGTGCACAGGCTCTTCATCAAGCTTGAATCTCCAGCTCTAGCGTGCCAAACCATAAAGTCTTGGTTTTTTAGATAGTATATGTTGATCCATTTCACCCACAACTTGTCAGCCTTTACTTGAATGTTCCATGTCAACTTGCCCAAAGTAGCCGCATTCCATTCATTGAGAACAGTAATGTTCAAACCTCCTGAATTCTTGGGTTCACACATCTTGTCCCAAGCAACTGGAGCTTTTCTAGTGATCTCAGCTCCACCACTCCAAATGAAACTTCTACACACTGCCTCAATGTGTTTTATGACACACTTAGGCAAAGGAAACACCTGCAGCCAGTAATTAGTGATGGCAAATAGAACACTTCTCACTAGTTGTTGCTTACCTGCATAGCTCAAGAGCCTAGTTGTCCAGTGAGTGATTTTAGATACAATTCGATCAATTAAAGGCATGCACAAAGATACAGTTAGCTTTCTGCTAACTAGAGGAACCCCTAAGTATTTGAAGGGCAGGGTTCCTATTGCAAATCCAGTTGCCTCCAGAATTTGCTGCTGGACATCATCAGTCACACCCCCAAAATACACTTTACATTTAGTAGGACTGGCTCTTAAACCAGTGGCTGCAGAGAAATCCTTGAAGATTTTCATCAACAGGGTGACAGACACTGCATCACCTCTTGTAAAAAGCATTAAGTCATCAGCAAAGCAAATGTTAACAATGCCTAGTTTGCCACATTTTGGATGGAACTTAAAAGCAGGGTCATGCTGCAACTTTCTTAGGCATCTATGGAGATATTCCATGGCTATCACAAACAACATGGGAGAGATTGGGTCACCTTGTCTAAGGCCCCTCTTTGCTGGGAGGTACTCACTATAGTGCCCATTAATATTATACCTATAAGATACAGTCTTGACACAAATCATAATCCATCTAATGAATTTTTGGGGAAAACTCATTTCTCTCATGATATCCTCAAGGGCCTGCCATTCTAGACTATCATATGCTTTCTGAATATCTAGTTGGATAGTGCACCTAGGGGAGATGTTTTTCCTAGCATAACCTCTGATAAGCTCTTGGGCAATAATGATGTTATCCTGTATCACTTTGCCAGGGATGAATGCAGATTGGCTGTAGTCTACCACAGTGTCTATCACTTTACTAAGCCTATTGGTCAGAATTTTTGAAATCACTTTGTACAAGGTGGTGCAACAAGCAATAGGCCTAAGGTCTTTCATATTTTTTGCATCAGAGGATTTGGGAATGAGAGTGACTAAAGCACAGTTTATAGCCCTATACATTCTATTGTAATTAAAGAACTCATGAACAACATCTCTAATATCACTACCAATAACAGGCCAAGAAGCTTTTAAAAACTTAGAGGTGTACCCATCAATACCTAGAGCTTTGTTCTCCCCAATACTCTTCAAGGCATTGAGGATCTCAAGGTCTGAGACAGGAGCAGTTAAGGACTCAGCATGATGATGTTGCAGTTGGGCTCCCTTTCTCATAGCATCTATGTCTATGTGGAGGAGTGAATTGTTGTTAGTGCCAACAAGCTCAGTGTAGAATCTTAGCACTCCAGCCTCAATGACTTTAGCTTCATTCAGAACTCTCCCTTCATGATCTTCCAGGGCATAAATACCTGTAGCTTTGTTCTTCCCCCTAATAATGGCATGGAAATAAGAATTATTTCCATCCCCAAGATTCAACCAATTCACCTTGGCCCTTTGACTAAGAATCTTCTCTTCAGTCTCCATAGCCTTCAGGATCTCTTCTTTCCATCTCTTCACCTCTGCTACATATTGTGTGTTGGTAAGATCAGTGGCTAACAAGTTTTCAGCTTGTTTGAGCTGCTCTCTTTTATTCTCCAAGTCTTTCATTCCTTCAGACATATGTCTAGCAAGCTGTCTCATATGGGGCTGTAGTTTTTTAAGTTTCCACCACACTTTGTACATAGGAGTACCTTCAGCCATAACATTCCAGTTTTCTGCTACACAGTGCAAAAACAAAGGGTTATTGGTAGTGTGGTTCATAAACTTGAAATGTGCCTGAGGTCTTGTCAAAGTTTGCTAATCTTTCATGTCCATTTTTCAGAGGGTGATGATCTGAAATATGAGCATTAAGGATTCTCACTTCACTCTCAGGGAATTTAAGGAACCAAATAATGTTACACAGGGCATGGTCAATCCTGGAGTACACCAAACCATTGGACCATGTGAAATGGCTACCACTAGTATAATGAGCATGTAAGCTACTATCTGCCATCATATCTTCCATATCTTTAAATTCATAATCCTTGACTTTATTACCTCCAATTCTGTCACTGATGGTGAGCACATTATTGAAGTCTCCAATCACAAGCCAGGGGTCCTGCATATTCTGAGCCAATCTTCTAAGGTCATTCCATAGGGTCAATCTTTTTTGAAGTTGATTCTGTGCATAGATGGTTGTCAACCATATTGTGTCACCATTAGGCCTCTGAATCCTACGGTGAATAAGTTGCTCAGTGCAAAAGTCTACAGAGAGTTGCAGTCTTGAAGCAAGCCCCATTAGGGTGATAGGCATAATTGTCCACCAAAGACCAATGACTCCCAAACACATCCCTTATTTTGCTAGCATTATTTTCCTTCACTCTTGTATCTAATTTAATtcaaatagttattcttaaaatcttattttaaatattttattattttattaaaatattttttgaatattaaattttcaaaaaaatatttaatcctAAAGgtatttcaataatttttttagatattacattttaaaaaaattgtgatttcaaATGTTTTAATCTCTAATaatgtttgtttatgttatagaatgtcaaaataattttttattttaaaaaaatatatataaaaatttataatatttttaaaaaaataaaatttatttttaaaaatattaaaaaaactattttttaaaaacaaaaaacaatatcccaaaatgaatgacccaTTTCAATTTTAAATGCATTTTTCCAATTTTACCCTCTAATTATTAAAAGTTTTACCATTCTCAATACATGATaagggtactatagtaaaaacgacattctctcttacttttataccattttctTAATACATGATAAGGGTATTATAGTAAAAATGACATTCTCTTACTTTTATACCATTCTCTTAATATGTGTAAAATAGTGTGCTGAGTCACTCATTATGAGACAGAAGGTTTAGTGTCCATTTCATGGTAGAGAACAGATCCAATACATACAGATAGCGTAAGGAAAAGAGAGTTTCTTAGATAACATTGTTAACATTTTATTACAAATATGTGCAATTGTAATAATGAAGTTTGAAACTTATAATTCAAGACAACTATTCAAATATCTACCACTAGTTCATATTCAAGTGATTATAATTTATGTTACTAAATCCTAACTAGATGATACAAGAAGCATACATAGTTCCCTCTTTATTAAGAATATTAAGagctctaaaaatttcaaaacaaaaagagtGGAATGGAAAGAAGCATAATGGAATGGAACCAAGTGGATTGCATTTCAATGAATATTTTAACACATAAATAACAAAACCATGTTCTCATTAGGTGCAGATAGGAGAGTAAGAAAATGGCGGTACACTCATCCTACATATTCCATTTCATTCCGTCCATTCCTACGTATTCCATCAATCCATACATAACATAAAATACCAATCATCAATGTATGTAGTTTCATGGGACTGACATTAAGAGAAAATTACCTACAATACACAGTAAAACGTAACAATGCCTTATATCATATCACAAAATATACTAATCAAAACATGACCAACAGATATGTGGGATTTTCTGGCAATTTTCTGTTACATAGTTAAAACTGCTATCATGTCTAATGCCCAAATCCAATTACTAAAGTTGATATAGGTCAGTGTAGAATACCAAGGCAAAACACTGTCTCTTTTGAAAATTGTTCAGTCCAAGGCAAAACAAGTTACAGGGTAAATTAAAGACATCAATCTCTGATAATGCTGTTCAAAACAACGCATGAACCAGAATATATCATCTTGATCTACAATCTATATTAAGTCAATCAAAACCAGAATGTTGAGAAAACTACAAAGTCCGTCGTCGATATGAGGCACCAAGCAAAGTATATGTTTGTTGTCTTTAAATCGACATTATAATGATGCTTGAGACATTTATTGCGAGGTACATGTGAAACACAAATTGCATGGAAAGAAATTAGATTgtcaaatttttatttgaattctttggcctGATTCAAAGCTAGATTCAACTTCTCAGATCAATAATTTGGATCAAGGACAAAGAATAAATTCTCACCAAAATTCCTGAACAAATGCCATAGCACAATCTTCTCGAGAGTACAATATGAGATACATTTTGTAAACTTAAGCAGCCAACACTTCAGAAGAAGCAGCAGCTTCTTTAGATTCTTTGGAGTTCTTTGAATAAAAGAGATCCAAAACATCGGCATCGTCACGAATGTAGCTTGGACATTTGGAAAGGAAATTTTGTGCTTCTCCATGCCTTCCTTGCTTGAAGAAGGCGTTAAACATTACATGGTAAACAGACGTAGACGGAAACTTCTTTGAGGTCATTGCCTTGAGTAACAGAACAGCATCATCACCACTTCCGCGCTTTGATACGTGTTCGATAAAGGGTTCGGTAAAAGGAGGGAATCCAGTGGATCTCATTACAGCCAAAAGATTTAAGGCATCTTTGAATCCTCCTTGAGCCATTAACTTGGTTATCAGAAGCTTGTAAGTTGAATGCCGAGGCTTTAACTCTTTTTCGTTCACCCATTGACATAGAATCTTGTACGCATCTTTTGCTCTATTCATTTGGCAATATGAATTCATCAACGAATCAAAAGTATATCCAGCAGATGCAACTCCCTCTTTCTCAACCATCTCTTTGAAAGATTCAAATGCCTTATCAAGGTTCCCACCTACACAATGCCCCTCGACTAACGATTTACGCATCTTGTGATCTGGACTAGACCCATACGCTTCAACTCTATCCACAAACTCATTAGCTTGTTCCTTTTTACCGGTAGCCCCAAGTCGAAATGCAATTTTACTCCGCAAACTACCACTAGCAACAAACCCGCAATCTTCCATTTCTTTCAAAACCTTATTCCACTCTCCAATCCTACCAACACTTGTTAAAGATTTCAATACAGCATCAGCAATGGAATCAGTCAAAGTACCTCCATTTCCGGTAAAAACCTTCAAAACCCTAGAAAACAAATCCATATCCAACTCCTTAGAAGAAACAACTTTTTTCAACAGAAAGGTAAAACTCGTCGACGTAGGCTTGTTTGCACCAGCTAAAGCAAACTCGTAAAGCTCAACAGCCTCCTTAATCATTCTCCTCTTACAAAACCGACCCAAAACCTTAACAAACGTCTCCACTTCCATCTCAAATCCAGCACTCCTCATATCAGTAACAACCTTCCAAAACCGATCAATCGTATCCTCCCTTCCAACAACCCTCGCCATCGCATTATACGTACCCTCATCATGCTTAAACAAGCCACTCTCTTCCACCCACCTGAAAAATATCAACCCCTTATTCGGCTCCGAACCTAAACTCTCCAAAACCAACTTAACCACCTCACTCGAAAACACAACATTCAAATCCCTAATCTCCTTCTCAACCTCATCACTCCATACATTTCTCCTCACAATCCTACACAAATTATGAAACTTCCTCTCATCAGTTTCCTTATCAAACAACCCCTTCAACTTCACAACCTCACCATCCAATCCCCCCTTctcaaaactctccaaaaccctaTCATTCACCCATTTCGAAACCCCATAACCCTTTTTCTTCATAACCCCAACCAAATCCCAAAACTCCTCAACAGCCACATTTAACCCCAAAACGCCCAGCATCGCATTATACGATCTGGAGCTTAATTTCTCGGGATGATTCTCCGATACCCATCCGAAAAACCTCTTCGCCGAATCAGGATC
The Vicia villosa cultivar HV-30 ecotype Madison, WI linkage group LG6, Vvil1.0, whole genome shotgun sequence genome window above contains:
- the LOC131608938 gene encoding small ribosomal subunit protein mS81 (rPPR8)-like, translating into MRHQCRILHLLLRTHRKIPNQSQVLRSFSHTPLRFNPTHSKFPINPSFRHFSSEPVLTEVDPDHTVIVEIFSKPRDLDDVKKQLDSSNVSISHDAVNAVLRKLQSDPDSAKRFFGWVSENHPEKLSSRSYNAMLGVLGLNVAVEEFWDLVGVMKKKGYGVSKWVNDRVLESFEKGGLDGEVVKLKGLFDKETDERKFHNLCRIVRRNVWSDEVEKEIRDLNVVFSSEVVKLVLESLGSEPNKGLIFFRWVEESGLFKHDEGTYNAMARVVGREDTIDRFWKVVTDMRSAGFEMEVETFVKVLGRFCKRRMIKEAVELYEFALAGANKPTSTSFTFLLKKVVSSKELDMDLFSRVLKVFTGNGGTLTDSIADAVLKSLTSVGRIGEWNKVLKEMEDCGFVASGSLRSKIAFRLGATGKKEQANEFVDRVEAYGSSPDHKMRKSLVEGHCVGGNLDKAFESFKEMVEKEGVASAGYTFDSLMNSYCQMNRAKDAYKILCQWVNEKELKPRHSTYKLLITKLMAQGGFKDALNLLAVMRSTGFPPFTEPFIEHVSKRGSGDDAVLLLKAMTSKKFPSTSVYHVMFNAFFKQGRHGEAQNFLSKCPSYIRDDADVLDLFYSKNSKESKEAAASSEVLAA